The Trichosurus vulpecula isolate mTriVul1 chromosome 4, mTriVul1.pri, whole genome shotgun sequence genome contains a region encoding:
- the FETUB gene encoding fetuin-B — protein sequence MTGISLFLGLLVLVPSCWSDSIPAAPLLLPRSCNDSQVLSVAGLALQGINDDRKEGYVFSLNRVADVQEQHQTGSSSMYYLTLDVLETDCHVLSRKRWKDCATRILHETVYGQCKAIFYTNLPKRILHLPVYNCTVRPVSRRKIVRMCPDCPSPSSTDNSDPQVSRAVSESLEKINKEVAVGKKFYLFQVTRASSQWVFGPAYLVEYLVTEAPCTKSLPDSEECLQPPADSKPVGICKGSLSSIGEIKHVSGNCEFFQSQPTPAPGSQPPEHQDPQQLPLPATAAPLEERPKGSVQFLSELVDENEKKPFVDFPVHIDLTTEPQGEVLHLPSRFMLEKEEMPIVLPFPKRSRSNECPGPAENSDPLILPP from the exons ATGACCGgaatctctctcttcctgggCCTCTTGGTCCTAGTGCCCAGTTGCTGGAGTGATTCCATCCCTGctgctcccctcctccttccccgcAGCTGTAATGACTCTCAAGTGCTGTCCGTGGCAGGCTTGGCTTTGCAAGGCATCAATGATGACCGGAAGGAAGGTTATGTGTTCAGCCTCAATCGCGTGGCTGATGTCCAAGAACAACATCAG ACAGGTTCAAGCTCCATGTACTATTTGACCCTGGATGTATTAGAGACAGACTGCCATGTGCTCAGCCGGAAAAGATGGAAGGATTGTGCCACCAGGATCCTGCATGAAACA GTTTACGGCCAGTGCAAAGCCATATTTTACACTAACTTGCCAAAAAGAATTCTACACCTGCCTGTCTATAATTGCACTGTTCGCCCAG tttctaGAAGGAAGATAGTTAGAATGTGCCCTGATTGCCCCTCACCCAGCAGCACTGACAACTCAGATCCTCAGGTTTCTCGAGCTGTTAGTGAATCTCTGGAAAAAATCAACAAGGAGGTTGCAGTGGGGAAGAAGTTTTATCTCTTCCAAGTCACCCGAGCTTCTTCTCAG tGGGTGTTTGGCCCTGCCTACTTGGTGGAATACTTAGTCACTGAGGCACCTTGCACCAAATCCCTGCCTGACTCTGAAGAATGTTTGCAGCCACCTGCTGACTCCAAG cCTGTAGGGATCTGCAAAGGTTCTCTGAGTAGCATTGGAGAAATCAAGCACGTTTCTGGGAACTGTGAATTCTTCCAAAGCCAG CCAACACCGGCCCCTGGGAGCCAACCCCCCGAACACCAGGATCCACAGCAGCTGCCCCTCCCTGCCACTGCTGCGCCCCTAGAAGAGAGGCCTAAAGGATCTGTCCAGTTTTTGTCTGAGTTGGTTGATGAGAACGAAAAGAAACCCTTTGTGGACTTCCCTGTGCATATCGACTTGACTACTGAGCCCCAGGGAGAAGTCCTCCACCTCCCATCCCGCTTCATGTTGGAGAAAGAGGAGATGCCAATtgtccttcctttccccaaaagGTCAAGATCCAATGAGTGTCCAGGACCAGCTGAGAATTCTGATCCCCTGATTCTCCCACCATGA